The DNA region TGCAATGCTAATTTAATTCTGTTGTCAACAGACGCCGCTGCATCTGGCCACATACCTGAACCAGCCCACCGTAGTGAAGGGTCTTGTAGAAAAGAGGGTCTCACTGGAGCTCCAGGACCAGGAAGGAAACACCCCTCTCCATGTGGCGTGTGAGCACGGGTTCTGGGATTGTGCCAATGAGATGATCCACAACGCCTCGTCCAGCAAACTCGCCAACGTGCTGGAAGCACAGAACTGGAGAGGTGAGACATACTCCAATAGTGAATTGAACACTAAATATTAAAGCTGAGTGTGTAAATCATCCTGCATTGTTTGTGAATGACTTCTAttgtagcaactgcatagcagcaTGCTTAAAACACCCTAGCAAGTACAGATAAAGATACAGACAGAGTCTATTTTTTTGGTCTGTGTCatattgagaaaatataaagtatATCACACTTCTGTGATGCTGATTTCCTTCACTTGTGTTGGTTCTGAGTGGgtcataagttttttttatagtgAACAGAAACAGTCTTGTCAGAACAAGGAAGTTGGCTTCAAAAAGTGCCCTGGAGTTTTTCCATGCTGTCATGAACTTCCAGTATCAGCGTTTCATAACGCCATTCAGCTTTCTCTTTATGTCAGCTGCTGTCCTGGCAGAGAAGCTCTTTGATATTTCAAAATAATTATGTTTTGAATGAAAGGTCTCAAATTTGTCAAGTTTTggataataaatcaaaagtagttCAGTAtacttaacaaaataagagattGGTTTATCTTAATATTTTGGCGGAAATATATTATTGTCGTACAGTAGAATGTACTTTTcaaagtagtagtagtaataataataactttattaTAATAAATTCATAAAGGGAATTGGtacattttcatttgatttatatcTTAAAGATTAAATTGTTAATGTTTTATAACTTTGTTTTGATTTACCACCGTTTTGGATTATAAACTTGTATTAAATtataaatccagaaaaattaaaaacatgtgCCCATAttgttgtaaaaatattattGTAAAAGTTTTATTTCAATTGACATGTTTttagattaaattaaaataaatccagaaaaattttaAAATGGGCAAcacagaatttctgaaaaaaaaaaaaaaacttttgtatggccatattattgtaaaaattattttaaaactaatccagaaaaaataaaaccagaaaacacaatgacatttttttttttttttcaaaaaatgaaaaataaataaataaaacattttcatatGGCAATTTTATtgtaactattattattttaaaattattcttGTAAAAGATTTGTTAATTCAATTATTTAGTAATGCTTTTAGATTAAAATATATCCCGAAAAATTACATACaacagaatttctgaaaaaataaaacatttgatatggccaaattattgtaaaaaaaaatatatttatttaaaaaaattattattgtaaAAGTTTTATTAATTCAGTTGATTAGAAATGTGTTTAGGTTATTGaaataaatccagaaaaatgaaCAACAGATGACACAGAATTTCTGGGGGGAAAATCTATTTGTATGGCCATATTATTGTAAagattattttaaaactaatattgtaAAAGTTGTTAATTCAATTATTTAGACATGCTGTTAGATTACTAaaataaatccagaaaaaataaaaccagaaaacacaatttctgaaaaaatgaaaaataaataaataaaacatttcatatggCCATTTTATtgtaactattattattttagaattattCTTGTAAAAGATTTGTTAATTCAATTATTTAGTAATGCTTTTAGATTAAAATATATCCCAAAAAATTACATACAACataatttctgaaaaaataaagcaTTTGATATGGccaaattattgtaaaaaaaaataaatttatttaaaaaaattattattgtaaAAGTTTTATTAATTCAGTTGATTAGAAATGTGTTTAGATTATTGAAATAAATCCAACAACAGATGACACAGAATTTCTGGGGGGGAAAACTATTTGTATGGCCATATTATTGTaaagattatttaaaaattatagtaAAAGGTGTATTAATTGAATTGTTTAGACATGCTTTTAGATTATATAAAAAAAGGGACAACACAATTtcggaaaaaacaaaaaacatttcataTGGCCATATTAttgtataaattattatttaaaaattattatagtaaaagttttaataattacattgattagacatgcttttaaattattgaaatccaaaaaatttaaaaatggacAACACACAAtttttgtaaaaagaaaaaaaaaacatttcatatggCCATATTACTGTAAAAATTACTCTTGTAAGTTTTATTAATTCAGTTGATCAgacatgcttttaaattattaaaataaaaaaggaaacaaagaaaaaacatttcatatggccatattattgtaaacaatattttactattattattattgtaaaattattaaaatgattgatatttatacatgcttcagattattaaaataaataaatctagaaaaattaaaaacatgcaacactatttttgaataaaaatatagtgtatatatatgtatatatttcatatgaccatattattgtaaaaatattattataatttgatagaataaaaaaactaataataataaaataaaatgatataatgaaatatatattttaaactgtataagttttttttattacagtttattttaactattaaaacagaaaaaaaggtaATCCAGAAACATTACAAATTCCAGTTCCAGTGGCATCTAAAAGTAGAAATTGTATGCTTAATCACAGCTATAATTACAAAGAGATCCTGTAAGAAAAAGCTTGAGAACCCCTGGGATATAGTATGATTCTGACATCAGAGTTGATGCCACAACATTATATATTAATCGAGACATAAAATATTCCATCTGGTCTCTATTTTTCAGGTGTCACGTGTCTCCATGTGGCCACGCTGCACAAGCATCATCGTCTCATGCGGCTGCTGATGAAGAACGGCGTGGACCTGAACCTGCAGGTGAGCGGCTGCTAGAGGCTGATCTGTTGTGTGAAGTGAAAAAGCTTCAGTCTTGTGACCAAATGTTCTCCCGATTTCCTCATTCAGGAGGGGACGAGCGGGAAGACGGCGTTACACATGGCGGTGGAGCTGCACGACCTGCAGGCGGTGAACCTGCTGCTGAATAAAGGGGCGAATGTGGATGCCGCCATGTTTAACGGCTGCACCGCGCTGCATCTGGCCGTGGGCCGACAGGACGCCGCCATCGCCAACCTCCTGTGCCAGGCTGGAGCCGACAAGATGATCAGAAACATGGAGGACGAGACGGCCCTGGATCTAGCTGATGGCAACGATGATGTAAAGACACTCAAATTACCTTGTCATTTAACAAAAAAGCTTCAAAGTTTAACTAAATCTTTCGAAAATTTAGCTTCTTTCAGTCTCAGCCGACCCTGTGTCAATGTTGTAATTGTTAATTAAAACAAACTttaatataaactcaaatattGGATGAAAAACTTCAACTttgtaactaaaaaaaaaataaagttaaagtaCCAAAGTATTCAATACaattaaaattacataaatatttatttatttattttttaaatattcttagtattattaatacataatcatttattattaataatacatgataaatattaactatattgtattttttatgccttttgtaattaataataataatgataataataataatttccatTTAAAAGTACAGTAGTTtgcaataaaatgcaatattgcaacatttatacaatttattatatatattaaaaatgattaagttaatatttagttatattcattaaattaaatgtgtactttcaattaattttttattctaaaaatactGCATAACATGCTTTTGGATTATTATaaatctagaaaaattaaaaataaaccatttttgagagagaatatatatatgtataatttatttaactttaaattCACTTTTTAGTTCTAAAAAAACTACATATAAACACTAAAAAACTACCCTAAACACTTATAAGTTGAAATAACAAAATCACATTAATAAcacaatttaatatatatataaaacatattaataattTCCATTAAAAAGTACAGTAGTTTCTGATCAAATATTGCAacattttatacaattttattatatgtttaaaaaattaagttgagctaaaattactaaatggaattaaaataaaaaaataaaaatagtattaaaaaagctaaatagaaatgtttaaaaacatcaaaaaacaaaacaaatgacaaaagcacttattattattattattattattattattattattattattaactaaaacaTACTGCATAACAACATGCTCAAAAATACCCTAAagactaattaaaataaaataagttgaagttgaaataataaaattacatgTATAATAAaattagataataataataataataataataataataataaacaaatattaatctataaaaatatgaatactaTAAaagtttaatattattaaataatgaataaattaaatttcataTGGCCGTAtaattgaaaaaacaaaaaagagttatattaatttaattgacTAGAAAtactttttgattattaaaataaatctagaaaaatataaaaaataaacagaatttttgagagagaaaaaaatataaataaatgaaaaaatatatatattttacttttttttattttattctaaaaatactgcataacatgctaaaaacacCCTAAacgttaaataaaataagttgaagtagagctaataaaaattacatgtataataatattttatatatataaaataaaatgtatacattaaaaaaacaacaaattattAATACTTTAAAAGTTTTATATTATTGCATAATTTCTGTGGGAAAAAATCATGTGACCATGTAAttgtaaaacaattattttaaaaagtaattcagTTGACTAGATATGATTTTGGATTGTTaaaataaatccagaaaaatgaaaaacagacatcacagaatatttgaaaaaataaaatgtttcatatGGCCATATTATTGTAATAAGtagaataaaagaaaataatgaaatgacaaaagcacataatattactaaaacttaaaatattataaaagcatacaaataatactaatgctGTTTATATTGTCTTCCATAATGAGTgatagtttatatttttatattatgaattattttaaGTGTGCATGATGTGCAACCaataaattaacactttttaaaaatgtgattCAAGGTTTTAAAGTCGACATGAAATCGTAACCGACCCTATGCACTTTCATGGTTTTATTGTGCATTTGATGTTGACCGTTGAGCAGCATCCAGTAAATGCATTTGCTGGTCAGTAACGGGATGAAGTGGTCACAGTTTCTCCTTCTCCTTTTGCAGATTTTGGCCTTGTTCCCGTTCGATGACATTCAGATCATGGGCAGGACTGTCATGAACTTCTCGTGAGCATGTCAGCAGCATGTTCTTTGTTTGTAAAAACTGATCTGAAGTTGCAGGACTTTGATCTTAATGATGTACAGCTTTCCAAAAACCTGCCCGTCGCCTCATCT from Garra rufa chromosome 21, GarRuf1.0, whole genome shotgun sequence includes:
- the nfkbie gene encoding NF-kappa-B inhibitor epsilon codes for the protein MARSGGEKPGKLEFDESRIDSGIDSYKSISREQDGSLDNSEDKDKTCSTDERLDSAYVSSSLTVDSLGDFIEKCSISECESTTDCEYTEEEVNFLTTVTEDGDTILHLAIIHEEKGFAHQLIDLFPPELMDIQNNLYQTPLHLATYLNQPTVVKGLVEKRVSLELQDQEGNTPLHVACEHGFWDCANEMIHNASSSKLANVLEAQNWRGVTCLHVATLHKHHRLMRLLMKNGVDLNLQEGTSGKTALHMAVELHDLQAVNLLLNKGANVDAAMFNGCTALHLAVGRQDAAIANLLCQAGADKMIRNMEDETALDLADGNDDILALFPFDDIQIMGRTVMNFS